A window of the Fibrobacter sp. genome harbors these coding sequences:
- the purM gene encoding phosphoribosylformylglycinamidine cyclo-ligase, with amino-acid sequence MNYADAGVSLARADEAMVGVKKSVRTTFNEGVLGDVGNFGGLFTLNHLGMKDPVLVSSVDGVGTKLKVDIEMGTHTLPGQDIVNHCCDDILVQGARPLFFLDYVATGRLEPGVMDQLVAGMAKACRENGLVLIGGETAEMPGFYGPGDYDISGTIVGVVERENIIDGKKIKPGTIILGLPSTGLHTNGYSLARKVLFDVAGYKVDTPLEGTDMTIGEALTMPHRSYYPSLIDLCNKKIIQGLAHITGSGYQGNIPRILPDNVDVIIDRTTWDPSPIFKLIQKEGSVEKDEMYSTFNMGMGMLIFIDPADKAEVVAHLEAKGEKWTQIGEVVEGSKQVKFRD; translated from the coding sequence ATGAACTACGCAGACGCTGGTGTATCTCTGGCCCGTGCAGACGAAGCAATGGTCGGAGTCAAGAAGTCCGTCCGTACCACCTTTAACGAAGGCGTTCTCGGTGACGTTGGCAACTTCGGTGGCCTCTTTACCTTGAACCACCTTGGCATGAAGGATCCCGTCCTCGTCAGCTCCGTTGACGGCGTCGGTACCAAGCTCAAGGTCGATATCGAAATGGGTACTCACACCCTGCCTGGCCAGGACATTGTGAACCACTGCTGCGACGATATCCTCGTCCAGGGCGCTCGTCCGCTGTTCTTCCTCGACTACGTTGCAACCGGCCGTCTCGAACCGGGTGTTATGGACCAGCTGGTGGCAGGTATGGCTAAGGCTTGCCGCGAAAACGGTCTCGTTTTGATCGGCGGTGAAACCGCTGAAATGCCGGGCTTCTACGGTCCGGGCGACTACGATATCTCCGGTACCATCGTGGGTGTCGTTGAACGCGAAAACATCATCGACGGCAAGAAGATCAAGCCGGGTACCATCATCCTCGGTCTCCCGTCCACCGGTCTCCACACCAACGGTTACTCTCTCGCCCGTAAGGTTCTCTTCGACGTTGCCGGCTACAAGGTCGACACTCCGCTGGAAGGCACCGACATGACCATCGGTGAAGCTCTCACCATGCCGCACCGCAGCTATTACCCGAGCCTCATTGATCTCTGCAACAAGAAGATCATCCAGGGTCTCGCACACATCACCGGTTCCGGCTACCAGGGCAACATTCCCCGTATCCTCCCGGACAATGTGGATGTTATCATCGACCGTACCACTTGGGATCCGTCTCCGATCTTCAAGCTCATCCAGAAGGAAGGCTCTGTTGAAAAGGACGAAATGTACTCTACCTTCAACATGGGCATGGGTATGTTGATCTTCATCGACCCGGCTGACAAGGCTGAAGTCGTAGCCCACCTCGAAGCCAAGGGTGAAAAGTGGACTCAGATCGGTGAAGTTGTGGAAGGCTCCAAGCAGGTCAAGTTCCGCGACTAA
- a CDS encoding NYN domain-containing protein: protein MSDKTLRIGFFLDGYTLKKVNEYYRVHHRFHSNVDFRGLKSWVQMQACKHFGSSEALIEMECHYYHPYRNPHIYGRSVEGVLKLEHELRSAGFQVHYSDHEEENGLLGPNLGLMEDALLFASYSKMQAVVLLSTQGQFAPLPDRLRMMGIPTMLLGWDFIYPKKNRTIRWKTDTCLRRTCSHYIPMEKVMDAGLDSDVPPRGFFFQKDRPFSRGRPALWLNKSA, encoded by the coding sequence GTGTCTGACAAGACGCTTCGTATTGGGTTCTTTCTCGACGGCTACACGTTGAAGAAAGTCAATGAATATTACAGGGTCCACCACAGGTTCCATTCCAATGTGGATTTCCGGGGGCTCAAGAGTTGGGTTCAAATGCAGGCCTGCAAGCATTTCGGATCGTCCGAGGCGCTCATTGAGATGGAGTGCCATTATTACCATCCTTACAGGAATCCCCATATTTATGGCCGTTCCGTCGAAGGCGTGCTGAAGCTGGAACATGAACTGAGGTCTGCGGGTTTTCAAGTTCACTACAGCGACCATGAGGAAGAAAACGGGCTGCTGGGTCCGAACCTCGGGCTGATGGAGGATGCACTTCTTTTTGCCAGCTATAGCAAGATGCAGGCGGTTGTACTGCTCAGCACCCAGGGGCAGTTTGCGCCTCTTCCTGATCGCCTCCGCATGATGGGAATCCCCACCATGCTTCTGGGCTGGGACTTCATCTATCCTAAGAAGAACCGCACCATCCGCTGGAAGACCGATACCTGCCTGAGGCGTACATGTTCCCACTACATTCCCATGGAGAAGGTGATGGATGCGGGCCTGGATTCTGATGTTCCGCCCCGCGGTTTCTTTTTCCAGAAGGATCGCCCCTTCAGCCGTGGTCGTCCCGCATTGTGGCTAAATAAGAGCGCCTAG
- a CDS encoding cyclic nucleotide-binding domain-containing protein, with product MMKPHTGIGDWIAANYELGTPFLQQVPRDCADYLLLNAQIREYDAGEIIINGGTVGDSFCVLQSGSAVICGQILADGHYNTLASLNVGACFGEMSIICNEPTSNTVIAAEDGCTVLHVPRDEFVKFLDKNPNIMVYLYKVVADRLRAKNQAFDEFERLSLLASGKVLPFIDFAQTMEKSRITGTVLFESNGENGFIAFQDGRICCAKCGKLAGPDALEKLLSWGDETLFKLDTHLMPGIVNINQMSDTTSLILDALRNIDEKQSAQH from the coding sequence ATGATGAAACCTCACACAGGTATTGGCGACTGGATCGCAGCGAATTATGAACTGGGGACTCCGTTCCTCCAGCAGGTTCCTCGCGACTGCGCCGATTATTTGCTTTTGAATGCCCAGATCCGCGAGTACGACGCCGGTGAAATTATCATCAATGGCGGTACTGTTGGCGACTCCTTCTGCGTATTGCAGAGTGGTAGTGCCGTTATCTGCGGACAGATTTTAGCTGATGGACACTACAATACATTGGCCAGCTTGAATGTTGGCGCCTGCTTTGGTGAAATGTCCATCATTTGTAACGAACCCACCAGCAACACTGTGATCGCTGCCGAAGATGGCTGCACGGTGCTCCACGTTCCTCGCGATGAATTCGTGAAGTTCCTGGACAAGAACCCGAACATCATGGTGTATTTGTACAAGGTGGTGGCAGACCGCCTCCGCGCCAAGAACCAGGCCTTCGATGAATTCGAACGTCTCTCCCTTCTGGCTTCCGGCAAGGTTTTGCCCTTTATCGATTTTGCGCAGACTATGGAGAAGAGCCGTATCACTGGTACGGTCCTTTTCGAAAGCAATGGCGAAAACGGCTTTATCGCTTTCCAGGATGGTCGAATCTGCTGTGCCAAGTGCGGCAAACTGGCAGGTCCGGACGCTCTCGAAAAGTTGCTCTCCTGGGGTGACGAAACCTTGTTCAAGCTGGATACCCACTTGATGCCTGGCATCGTGAACATCAACCAGATGTCCGATACCACAAGCCTCATCTTGGATGCGCTCAGAAATATTGATGAAAAACAAAGTGCGCAGCACTAG
- a CDS encoding ABC transporter substrate-binding protein — MLRVGDFCELDFVKIQSIVGRDTLKKTFVLVDYSKASDLETLSKMSSSGKWEDAIVLRAPLRRVVVLSSAQIGYMLRLGLQDRIVGVGDGKYIADTALYGRVERTRQGTLADGEIPVVEVGSGTGLDMEKLIALKPDLVMTFATGGSQDDYERMEKLGIPVMLTSEWQEDSPMAKFEWINLYGILFGKSEESYALFKEIRQSLSKNQKVGEASASRMVDCEGPRVLAGMSYGGVWYAPGGNSYTGNLIKDAGGCYLWAGDTTRELKLTIEDVIALADSVDIWINPGMFGTPEEILAAEPRAAHIKAFKNKKVFQNDGRKGPGGGNDFFESAVARPAELLWNLKKQFGTAPEVLPKTTLGKPIRPISVDTSFEWYHNIF; from the coding sequence ATGCTGCGGGTTGGAGATTTTTGCGAGCTTGACTTTGTGAAGATTCAGTCCATCGTGGGGCGGGACACATTGAAAAAGACCTTCGTTCTTGTGGATTACAGCAAGGCGTCGGACTTGGAAACGTTAAGCAAGATGAGTTCTTCCGGGAAATGGGAAGACGCTATCGTTCTTAGGGCGCCCCTGCGTCGTGTGGTTGTATTGTCTTCGGCGCAGATCGGGTATATGCTTCGTTTGGGGCTGCAGGACAGGATTGTTGGGGTTGGTGATGGCAAGTATATTGCAGATACCGCCCTGTATGGCCGTGTGGAACGAACCCGCCAGGGAACTCTTGCTGATGGCGAGATTCCGGTTGTAGAAGTTGGCAGTGGTACGGGGCTTGATATGGAAAAGCTTATCGCCCTAAAGCCGGATTTGGTCATGACATTTGCAACGGGTGGTTCCCAGGATGATTACGAGCGTATGGAGAAGCTTGGAATTCCTGTGATGCTGACCTCCGAATGGCAGGAAGACAGCCCCATGGCCAAGTTTGAATGGATTAATTTATATGGAATCCTGTTTGGCAAGTCCGAGGAATCTTACGCCTTGTTCAAGGAAATCCGGCAATCCCTTTCGAAGAATCAGAAGGTGGGGGAGGCCTCTGCCTCCCGGATGGTGGACTGCGAGGGTCCAAGGGTCCTTGCGGGCATGAGCTACGGAGGTGTGTGGTATGCTCCTGGTGGAAACAGCTACACGGGCAATCTCATCAAGGATGCTGGCGGTTGCTACCTGTGGGCAGGCGATACCACCCGCGAATTGAAGCTGACCATTGAAGACGTGATTGCCCTGGCTGATTCCGTAGACATCTGGATCAATCCTGGCATGTTCGGAACGCCCGAAGAAATTCTTGCGGCTGAACCTCGTGCCGCCCATATCAAGGCTTTCAAGAACAAGAAGGTATTCCAGAATGATGGCCGCAAGGGACCCGGCGGAGGAAACGATTTCTTTGAAAGTGCTGTGGCCCGGCCTGCCGAATTGCTTTGGAATTTGAAGAAACAGTTTGGCACTGCTCCGGAAGTTTTACCCAAAACAACCCTAGGGAAGCCAATTAGGCCTATTTCCGTAGATACTTCCTTTGAATGGTACCATAATATTTTCTAA
- a CDS encoding glycosyl hydrolase family 5 codes for MKHPFYKSLVAAGALALVGLVACGDDNPSNPSGGDDSSSSVVQVLPGVSSSSAGVVPGSSATVPGSSAMVPGSSAVGGASSAIVGGDIPASDTPASSSSQKVELDASGFPTIESYGAPSPEYTKDISATAKRGWNTRYWDACKPHCSWLRESSNDTTRADTSSNEAYAAGLMTARNCNIHDVEVPTFTLGDVSKSWLGYNGTRSACGAEKEKGVFTCTDMAPIAVNDTLSYAYVAGTADSKCGKCYHLQYDGHFKDEMENNPPRETHKSLKGKHLVVMASNIGMDVAGGNPNLPAGQFDLMVPGGGVGAFDALSTQVNGANVNWGAGFGGFLTECQNQYGYDASMATYQNCIKDMCDAAFGNAGLPNLLRGCHWFADWYMAADNPTYYIEEVECPQYLVDHYMTRINTTVETNIKKVTDWSTFKEGDVLDTLHCWKAGEAPVEPGGWQNPSAGCDVPQ; via the coding sequence ATGAAGCATCCTTTTTACAAGAGTTTAGTGGCAGCAGGAGCCTTGGCTTTGGTTGGCTTGGTAGCCTGCGGTGATGACAATCCTTCCAATCCTAGCGGAGGTGATGACTCCTCCAGTTCTGTTGTCCAGGTTCTCCCTGGCGTTAGCAGTTCCTCTGCAGGTGTTGTGCCGGGTTCTAGTGCAACGGTTCCTGGGTCAAGTGCTATGGTGCCTGGCTCTAGTGCCGTAGGTGGTGCGAGTTCAGCCATTGTAGGCGGCGATATCCCTGCAAGCGACACCCCCGCAAGCTCCAGCAGCCAGAAAGTGGAACTTGATGCCAGCGGTTTCCCCACCATTGAATCTTATGGTGCACCTTCTCCGGAATACACCAAGGACATTTCCGCTACTGCAAAACGTGGCTGGAACACCCGTTACTGGGATGCCTGTAAGCCTCATTGCTCCTGGCTTAGGGAAAGTTCAAACGATACGACCCGTGCTGATACATCCTCGAACGAAGCCTATGCGGCTGGCTTGATGACCGCCCGCAACTGCAACATCCATGATGTGGAAGTTCCCACCTTTACGCTGGGTGACGTAAGCAAGTCCTGGCTGGGTTACAATGGTACCAGAAGTGCCTGCGGCGCTGAAAAGGAGAAGGGTGTATTTACCTGCACCGACATGGCTCCTATTGCGGTGAATGATACGCTCTCCTACGCATACGTCGCTGGCACCGCCGATAGCAAGTGCGGCAAGTGCTATCATCTGCAGTACGATGGCCACTTCAAGGACGAAATGGAAAACAATCCGCCTAGGGAGACCCATAAGTCCCTCAAGGGAAAGCATCTTGTGGTGATGGCATCCAACATTGGTATGGATGTGGCTGGCGGCAATCCCAACCTTCCGGCAGGTCAGTTCGACTTGATGGTGCCGGGTGGTGGCGTTGGCGCCTTTGATGCTCTTTCCACCCAGGTGAACGGAGCCAACGTGAACTGGGGTGCAGGCTTTGGCGGTTTTCTCACGGAATGCCAGAATCAGTATGGCTATGATGCCTCCATGGCGACTTACCAGAATTGCATCAAGGACATGTGTGATGCCGCATTCGGTAATGCAGGCCTTCCCAACCTGCTTCGCGGTTGCCATTGGTTTGCCGACTGGTATATGGCTGCAGACAATCCTACTTACTACATCGAGGAAGTGGAATGCCCCCAGTACCTGGTGGATCATTACATGACCCGAATTAACACCACCGTCGAAACCAACATCAAGAAGGTCACCGACTGGTCCACCTTCAAGGAAGGCGATGTGCTGGATACCTTGCATTGCTGGAAGGCTGGCGAAGCTCCTGTAGAACCTGGTGGATGGCAGAATCCCAGCGCCGGTTGCGACGTACCCCAGTAG
- a CDS encoding SGNH/GDSL hydrolase family protein, with amino-acid sequence MKLPGLKSMCFAALAVGAAFGITPNANLSAGRNLYISGAVASGNPGVYTDGHLDDHQFDMTDIALNVGEGPTKLFITWDTRGDEGWVGNEYVQTICQHLGIPLKNFAILTSANSTNGVDGDWEIALQVTNNPVMSRGVEIDFKGKSWFRIMSAEKVQMFEEVGAYDISNGGTDTWFFLGTSISQMGLKQIAVDSTFSDFIHARFPAFTPAMIRGGVGCVNTSNIMDAFSIYMDNATNVKYWAIEMGTNDAWGGSKDNLQIFTRNMQTIIDSAKAHGITPIIARIMATNPAVAKWQVHPDYVKAIDDLVEKNNLPQGPDFYNHFLNHPEELIATNGDGVHPMPSGAQSMHRLWAEAVAPLYAASDAAGIGAAQVRNIRFAVPQISVVDKSIRISGMDSDASVSIVNPMGQVMQNTGNLPSGNYMVVARSHGHSVTAKVHIK; translated from the coding sequence GTGAAACTTCCAGGACTAAAATCCATGTGCTTTGCTGCGCTTGCCGTTGGTGCGGCTTTTGGGATTACGCCCAATGCTAATTTGAGTGCGGGCAGGAATCTTTATATTTCGGGGGCCGTAGCCTCAGGTAATCCTGGCGTTTATACCGATGGCCATTTGGATGATCATCAGTTCGACATGACCGACATCGCCTTGAATGTGGGTGAGGGGCCTACAAAGCTTTTCATTACCTGGGACACCCGCGGAGATGAGGGCTGGGTAGGGAACGAGTATGTACAAACTATTTGTCAGCACTTGGGAATCCCTTTAAAGAATTTCGCTATCCTGACTTCTGCAAATTCAACCAATGGCGTAGACGGTGATTGGGAAATCGCCTTGCAGGTGACGAACAATCCTGTGATGTCCCGTGGCGTGGAAATTGACTTCAAGGGTAAATCCTGGTTCCGCATCATGAGTGCAGAAAAGGTGCAGATGTTCGAGGAAGTTGGCGCCTACGATATCAGCAACGGTGGTACCGACACATGGTTTTTCTTGGGTACAAGCATCAGCCAAATGGGGTTGAAGCAGATCGCCGTGGACTCCACTTTTTCTGATTTCATCCATGCACGGTTCCCTGCGTTTACCCCGGCGATGATTCGTGGCGGAGTTGGTTGCGTGAACACGTCCAACATCATGGATGCCTTTTCTATTTACATGGACAATGCGACCAACGTAAAGTACTGGGCTATTGAAATGGGGACCAATGATGCCTGGGGCGGTAGCAAGGATAACCTGCAAATATTTACTCGCAATATGCAGACCATCATTGATTCTGCAAAGGCTCACGGAATCACCCCGATTATTGCGAGGATCATGGCGACTAATCCTGCGGTTGCGAAATGGCAGGTGCATCCGGATTATGTAAAAGCCATTGACGATCTTGTGGAGAAGAACAACCTTCCCCAGGGGCCGGATTTTTACAACCACTTCTTGAATCATCCGGAAGAATTGATCGCCACCAATGGCGATGGCGTGCATCCCATGCCATCAGGTGCGCAAAGCATGCACCGCCTGTGGGCGGAAGCTGTGGCGCCTTTGTATGCGGCTAGCGATGCTGCTGGAATTGGGGCTGCGCAGGTTCGCAATATTCGTTTCGCGGTTCCGCAGATAAGTGTGGTAGACAAGTCCATCCGTATCTCGGGAATGGATTCCGATGCCAGCGTCAGCATTGTAAATCCCATGGGGCAGGTGATGCAAAATACTGGCAACCTTCCTTCCGGAAATTACATGGTGGTTGCCCGCAGCCATGGTCATTCCGTGACCGCGAAAGTACATATAAAATAA
- a CDS encoding murein biosynthesis integral membrane protein MurJ: MNKAAIIVAVSMLLSRVLGIFREMLLAHAAGVSLEKNALDLAFMIPDILNHVVSTGFLSIIFIPIFTGYKVAGDEEKSWKFFSNVLNTFGMALLILVVPAFIFMPELLQLLTVEGATPELIERATYYGRIILPGQIFIFVGSILVAVQHTRKQFLIPSLTGLIYNVAIVGGGLAGILLGKQNGVNYGLEGFAWGVPVGAFIGFFALQIFGAKRGGVKYEFILQPTHPDIVRYFKMMIPMSLGVGSMFGLEFIIRSFGANFGTSGISSLNYAYRVMYTLVAVFGFSVSVTSYPDMARLVKEGQIKQLNEKIWKSLSRMFCILIPAVVAVWALSFPAVRILFERGAFHRETTEAITEILRWYLPVSLGLCLQAVLVRSFYAAERMWLPTLLNTGIFALTIPAYLLLGAPLGIKSVPIVGATGALLQVISMIFMWARKNGTDGMKEALMNMGRALVAFGIMICAALGLDHVTGEFVRSTSLVVLVIYSCIAGVILLAVTLFIQKLLGSKDAGDILNELLGKVLRKLHLKK, from the coding sequence ATGAATAAAGCCGCCATTATTGTCGCTGTCAGTATGCTCCTCAGCCGTGTGCTGGGAATTTTCCGTGAAATGCTCCTGGCCCATGCCGCTGGCGTGTCCCTGGAAAAGAACGCCCTGGACCTTGCCTTCATGATTCCGGACATCCTGAATCACGTGGTCAGCACTGGTTTCCTCTCCATCATCTTCATCCCGATTTTCACCGGCTACAAGGTGGCGGGTGACGAAGAGAAGAGCTGGAAGTTCTTCAGCAACGTGCTGAACACCTTCGGCATGGCATTGCTCATTCTGGTGGTGCCCGCATTTATCTTCATGCCGGAACTTCTGCAGCTATTGACTGTGGAAGGCGCCACCCCGGAACTGATTGAACGCGCCACCTACTACGGCCGCATCATCCTGCCGGGTCAGATTTTCATCTTCGTGGGAAGCATCCTCGTCGCAGTGCAGCACACCCGTAAGCAGTTCCTCATCCCCTCCCTCACCGGCTTGATCTACAACGTGGCCATCGTGGGCGGCGGCCTCGCAGGTATTCTGCTTGGCAAGCAGAATGGCGTGAACTACGGTCTGGAAGGTTTCGCCTGGGGCGTTCCCGTGGGCGCGTTCATCGGCTTCTTTGCACTGCAGATTTTTGGCGCAAAGAGGGGTGGCGTAAAATACGAATTCATCTTACAGCCTACTCATCCGGATATCGTTCGCTACTTCAAGATGATGATCCCCATGTCCCTGGGCGTCGGCTCCATGTTCGGTCTTGAATTCATCATCAGAAGCTTCGGCGCCAACTTCGGCACCAGCGGTATCTCCAGCCTCAACTACGCCTACCGCGTGATGTACACTCTCGTTGCCGTCTTCGGATTCTCCGTTTCCGTCACCAGCTATCCTGACATGGCTCGCCTCGTGAAGGAAGGCCAGATCAAGCAGCTGAACGAAAAAATCTGGAAGAGCCTTTCCCGCATGTTCTGCATCTTGATTCCTGCAGTTGTTGCCGTGTGGGCCCTCTCCTTCCCCGCTGTCCGTATCCTGTTTGAACGCGGCGCCTTCCATCGCGAAACCACGGAAGCCATCACTGAAATCCTCCGCTGGTACTTACCCGTTTCTCTCGGCCTTTGCCTCCAGGCAGTTCTCGTGCGCAGCTTCTACGCTGCAGAACGCATGTGGCTCCCCACCCTCCTGAACACAGGCATCTTCGCATTGACCATCCCCGCCTACTTGCTCCTTGGCGCACCGCTTGGCATCAAGAGCGTTCCTATCGTAGGCGCAACCGGCGCCCTGCTGCAAGTCATTTCCATGATCTTCATGTGGGCCCGCAAGAACGGTACCGACGGTATGAAGGAAGCCTTGATGAACATGGGTCGCGCACTGGTCGCCTTCGGCATCATGATTTGTGCCGCCCTGGGCCTGGACCACGTTACCGGCGAATTCGTCCGTAGCACAAGCCTCGTGGTTCTCGTAATCTACAGCTGTATTGCCGGCGTAATCCTTCTGGCAGTCACCCTCTTCATCCAGAAGCTTTTGGGCAGCAAGGACGCAGGCGACATCCTGAACGAACTCCTGGGCAAGGTTCTAAGAAAACTCCACTTGAAGAAATAA
- a CDS encoding glycosyl hydrolase family 5 — MKHPFYKSLIAAGMLAVAGGMIACGDDTPANPGNPENPIGGEPVLSSSSVAAVPASSGSAPVVGSSSSVEGAPASSGSAPVVGSSSSVASVPASSESKNPELDENGFPTIESYGAPPASYTTDILSNGKTGWSSRYWDACKPHCSWLSSVDTTSEETYQAGMTVARNCNIHDVEVPAFTLGHAVQQYWMGYEGTNSACVNSNAGGTYTCTDMAPIAVNDTLAYGYVAGSGNLYKYGCGKCYHLQFNGGNHANDIKATHKALKGKHLVVMVSNIGYDVEDGQFDMMVPGGGVGAFNALSTQIGVPASGLGANGGGFMTECQSALGWDNTVEAYQKCVIEKCESVFQGWPNLLRGCKWYAEWYMTADNPTFNWEEVECPQYLVDHYMTTINTTKENRFRWRDDWSSYEKGDPLETQDCLTDEYPKGCAP, encoded by the coding sequence ATGAAACATCCTTTCTATAAGAGCTTGATTGCGGCAGGTATGCTGGCTGTAGCTGGCGGCATGATTGCATGTGGCGATGACACTCCTGCAAATCCGGGTAATCCTGAAAATCCCATCGGTGGCGAACCGGTGTTGTCCAGCAGCTCTGTTGCTGCTGTTCCTGCTTCCAGCGGTTCTGCTCCTGTTGTGGGTTCCAGCAGTTCTGTTGAAGGTGCTCCCGCATCCAGTGGCTCCGCTCCTGTTGTGGGCTCCAGCTCCTCTGTGGCATCGGTTCCTGCAAGCTCCGAAAGCAAGAATCCGGAACTTGACGAAAACGGTTTCCCGACCATTGAATCCTATGGTGCTCCTCCCGCCTCCTATACTACCGATATCTTGAGCAACGGTAAGACTGGCTGGAGTTCCCGTTACTGGGATGCTTGTAAGCCGCATTGCTCTTGGTTGAGCAGCGTGGATACCACTAGCGAAGAAACCTACCAGGCTGGTATGACGGTTGCCCGTAACTGCAACATCCACGATGTGGAAGTTCCGGCATTTACCCTTGGCCATGCAGTTCAGCAGTACTGGATGGGCTACGAAGGTACTAACAGCGCTTGCGTAAATTCCAATGCCGGTGGTACTTACACCTGTACCGACATGGCTCCTATTGCCGTGAACGATACTCTTGCCTATGGCTATGTGGCTGGCTCCGGAAACTTGTATAAGTATGGCTGCGGCAAGTGCTATCACTTGCAGTTTAACGGTGGCAACCATGCCAACGACATTAAGGCGACCCATAAGGCCCTCAAGGGCAAGCACTTGGTGGTCATGGTCTCCAATATCGGTTACGATGTGGAAGACGGCCAGTTCGACATGATGGTGCCGGGTGGTGGCGTGGGTGCATTCAATGCCCTTTCTACCCAGATCGGCGTTCCCGCTTCTGGCCTTGGTGCCAACGGCGGTGGCTTCATGACCGAATGCCAGAGTGCCCTCGGCTGGGATAACACGGTTGAGGCATATCAGAAGTGCGTTATTGAAAAGTGCGAAAGCGTATTCCAGGGCTGGCCCAACTTGCTCCGTGGCTGTAAGTGGTATGCTGAATGGTACATGACTGCAGATAATCCGACCTTCAACTGGGAAGAAGTGGAATGCCCCCAGTACCTGGTGGACCATTACATGACTACAATCAATACCACCAAGGAAAACCGCTTCCGTTGGCGTGACGATTGGTCCAGCTATGAGAAGGGCGATCCTCTGGAAACTCAGGACTGCCTGACGGACGAATATCCGAAGGGTTGCGCTCCGTAA